The region CAAGTTTTTTCCAATGTTGGGAAAAttcaatttatataaatcaaaaaattatccGACGTTAAGAATAACTTAAATATCATATACACTGTTTGCTAGAATGTTACtattaaatagttttattttgttaactgtatattaataataattaaatttgattttaattttaaaaaataaataaaaaaaaaagttagctagaaaaactttttaatacaaatttatatgaaaaagatTTTAGGATATTTGATcgaattaatattataaaataaaaatgtaaatgtgaaaagatatataattatttgttcaactttttatatattattttttttataaaaatattaaattgagaaaatatatataaaacaaatgtaaaacattttgtgttattataataatatagttagctcaaattttattaaaaattaattactaacagttttttttttcaatttactatattaaagaagttttgaaaaatgaaaatattaaatttgatgctttttattttttcaattagtattgtatttttaaaattaagtggttataaatttatttgccaaaaaaaatataaaaattttttttttgaaagaaCAAAATGCTATCTTGCTGTATCAATAACTGAAACAGTGTTTCGTACGATAATTCATCCAAAAATATATCCACACCATGTTTTCAAAATAGCCAGTACTatagaaaaagaaagaaaacgTGGTTGTCCTTATTTAACTGAAAGtactaaattaataaataaattagttTCAAAAGCTCTCATGgtaagaaaattattaattgtataatattttgtttaggAGCATTTTACTgaaagtttaaattttatgtgCTATTGTGTTAGCAAgatattacttttttcaaATAGTTACGGtaataatagataaaaagttttattaaattaaaaaatggttTTATTTTAGCAGTATCCGTTTATTATCCAGAAAATCAAGCACAGTGTATAAAtggaaaattaataattaatactaGAAGAAATTCGATTGGAGGCATTTATAGAAGACTTCCAacaaaataactttatagataaacattaaaactaaaataataaattgtcttgaatttttttttttagtaattaaagattattaagttttcaaaataattcaaactatttatttttgccaaaaaaaatgcaataaatatatttcataattcgaattttttattaaatattattacctattttcaatatttattttttctttttttaaaaatttttgtataacataaatagtttttttctCAAAGTATTTCTTACAATTCTGTGTCAGTCTATCTTTAAACtgtttatgataaaattctTTCTTTGATTTTCTTGGCTTAAACtaccatatttttttagaaaagtaattattttatatcatacaattttttatgtaatattcttatatctgtcagaattaaaaaaattaaatatatatcaaattttaataattatagaaataaaaataatattaaactaatattatattacatttgaaaatgaataattgactttatgttttatatgatatttaatttaaaaaatataatcatatCAGTACtgacaaattttaattataatattaatatattatgtaaCAATGAACAGTTAAagtttttaacaaaaaatctTTCAAACAGGccagttatttaaaaatattgctaaataaaaaaaagtagaattgataaaataatgtaaaaattttttctatatttttaagcATTTATCTCTAAgtttttttgtcattttaaaaattattataaagcatttaaaaaaataaattatcagagtaacattataatatgaaaaaattctaaataaaaaaaaaacacaaaattaaattacttttttcaaataaaatgaagtcatgtattaaaatattaaatattttagctgatcactttataaataaaattttattttttttatataatttcaatatatttaaactttatgaatctataaaaattcaacaaatttgatatttaaaaaagtctACTTTTTCTgcatatataattttattaatattaactaattttatacaaattaatttaaatatgaacaaatttaacatatttttagtaatttgttttattttaaaatccaattgttataaatttagTTGTGAAAAgcatagtattttttttagaaataaatgcTTTCTTTTACTTTCTATAAATGAACCGGCATTTCCTGCTTTGTTTTTACCTTTATTAACTCCGCAAGTTAAAAATGCAATTGTTAAAAGTATAGaacaagaaaaatttttttccgttggttttttaaaaaaaactaattatttattaaaaaaatatattaacgCCAAAGACTTGGTAAAAAATTTcgttgaaaataaattattttatttttagattaaattagaaaaaatttttaaattttattgtcaAAGAATTTCAAGAGTTTATCTTGTTCAAAGCAATAATGGTACATACagaacaattttttatattaataataacattttttaatttagcattaaaaaattatgttgcTGAAACTGATATACAATGTTTTGGGAAACGAACAATGAAAATTAATGTTGATTATAGAAAAAGTATAAGGTCAAAAAGTACAAAATCTTTATGTATTTCCCAAATTGCATAGTTAAAAAAGACATATTAAAGGAATTAgacaaatataattttttttgccattttttaataattcaaaatttagttttataattataaatctgttaaaatatattttacagaattaaattataagatGCAGAACTTTCtaactttaatattacaacaaaacatggtaaatatataaataattatggCAATAAATTGTGAATTtattgaattatttaatttttttcttacataaaaaataaatttttatttttatttttaatgtattatgtatataacatttttatctataatcTTGGCTATCATATAAgctttcttttttaatatattaattcataaaaagtttataaaaattaaattttttatttatttaacctttttttacaaatgtaaaaaattgttaatatttatatgaaacattatttataagttttttttagataataacACAGTaggtaaaataattttttttcttaaaactttatagtgaaacttttaaaatgattttctaactttattttttttgatactaCATTTTAAGcacaatattaatttatttgttaataaaaaaatctatcttttaatattaataaaataaatcatttttaccAAAATTAGATAAACATATCCGAGATAAgattttataatgaaatttttaaactgtCAAAgttttattctatttttctgaaaaaaagtaattggttaattaaacaaagtattaatatacatgtttattatgtatattagattatttaaaaatttgtttttttaattattttgcttaatcaatatattttacaataaatattttaaaaatgtatcttTTCAGAAGTAATAAAggtagaaaatataaaaaaaaatcttttttagtttttaatattatttttagaagttataaaagataaaatgaGGCAGcatgattaaataaaaatataatcaaaacTAATCCACatgaaaatttaagaaaaaatactgagtattaaaatataagattGTAAcgtttgtaaaaaataaccaaatgtaaattttataaaattttaaatttttaataggttcaaattaatttttgataaatataatattttattatattgttaattaatcttaattaacaaaatttttgatcttttattttataataaagagccatttgaaataaatgaaacataatatattaaataaatttactataacaataatgtatttattttttgctaaaaatagcttcaaataaaatatgattaaattgtagcttttttgataatttacagctttattttagtaaaagatcaaaatattttctcaactcattttttctttctaatttaattttactattaatgcttattaaagtttaattttaaaaaattaaactataaaagattaaattttaaaacaatcaaattaaatttaatatgaaaattatttgtaaatttctaatgtctattttttttaaaatacaagtgaacaaatttttattgctAATATATAACtcatgatatattttaaattaaaaaaatttttttttaatttgacttttatttaatatttatttatttatttaacctttaatggtaaattaattaagaatataaatattaatatgaaatatttaaataagttttattttatataataattgcgcaaaaaatttattttatcatttatattaaaaaaattattaataatggtttttaaaaacttttttataatttttttattttttattattttttcaaattttaattgttttaaatttatttgtgaAAGACATTTATATcctatatcaaaaaaatgttatcttttaatatcgTATAAAGAGAATgcttttaaacaaaaaattttaccaaatttaaataaacatatcTGTGAAGAACTTATTAAAGAAGCATATTATGACAAAAAATCTCCATCacattttttagttaaaacaAACAGATATATGAATAGAATTATTAAGTATACAtatttggtaaaaaaaaaagtcttaatattaaacaatttatttttttttttagaaattttttgcacgtttatttaattttaattgttatactctttcaaaaatttatattctcAGAAGTGAAGAAggtagaaaaatattaaaaaattttttttttactttttaatattatttttagcagttataaattataagaaaGAAAATGAGGCAAAATGTGTTAATGGAAGATTAGTCAAAATTTATCCacatgaaaaattaaaaagaatgagaaataaattacttgctaataatgttaaaaaagatGCTGAATATTACAATGTAAAATTGTCAcgtttgtaaaaaaatacaaaatgaaaagtttttcacttttaaatttttaataaatttaaattaatttttgataattataatattaaattatactgttaattaatctttattaacaaaatattttacctttattatattttataataaaataccatttaaaataaaagaaacatGATATATTGTATTGATTcattatagtaaaaatgtacttctttttttgctaaaaataacttcaaataaaatatgatttaattataatttttttttaataatttacaacTTTTTTGTAGTACAggatgataaaattttttatatttttttcaacccatttttgatttttaatttaattttactattaaatgcttattgaaattttaattttataaattttaactataaaagATTGAATTTTATggtaattaaataaaaattaatataaaaattatttgtaaatttttaatttgactggttttttttaaaaactagtaaacaaatttatattgttaatatataatttattaaatatttttaattaaaaaaactttttttttattttaactttcttttgatatttatttatttaacctttattgataaattattaaagaatataaatattgatatggtataattaaataagtcttacatgatataataatagtgcaaaaaaatatattttatcatttatattaaaaaaattattattaatgcttttaaaataccattttattatttttttattttttcatattattttaaattgtgattgttttaaatttatttgtgaAAGACATTTATATCCTAAtgcaaaaaaatgttatcttTTAATAGCATTAAGAGAGAATGCTTTTAATAGTGTAATTTTACCAAAATTAAATAGACATATTCGTGAACAGCTTACAAGAGAAGCATATTATGATCAAAAATCAAGATCAAATTTCCTGGTAAAAACTAACCAATTTATGAATAGAATTATTAAGTTTACAcatttggtaaaaaaaattttaatattaaaaaatttaataatttttagaaagtATTTGCACacttattaaattttaattgttttactCTTTCAAGAATGTATATTCTTAGAAGTGAAGaaggtaaaaaaatattaaaaaacttttttaactttttaatattatttttagcaGTTGTAAATTATAGAAGAGAAAATGAAGCAAAATGTTTTAATGGAcatttaatcaaaataaatccaaatgacaaatttaaaagaatgcaaaataaatttttaattagacATGTTAAAAAAGATGCTGAATAGAAATGAGAgaaaattgaatatttttatatttttaacttaatcataaattttgttttaattaaatattttatatttttatgaaatgatataaataattaaattaaaacttttcgaaaaataaaaataaatgatctgttttataaaataattctttctttcatttttttttgtcttagTTTAAGtttaatgtatataattaaaatattagaatttataaaataaataaggtaattatatttattttaatattaatgtataattatataactatattaaataatatatgtataattaaatatttgtatttttataatttaaaaattattaataaataattaattagtaacaagtaattttaatcgtgcaaaaattttcttattattaataaaaattatttgctAATTATATGGAGACAGTAAATTTTGTTATCCATATATCTAGtgtaacattaaatttattatcttgTACTGTagcaatttttattaactggaaaaattatgaaaatgaTTATGATcgagaatataaaaaattagtttttgCGCAATTTATATTTGGACTTTTATCTGGTATTATTAATGCTATAAATAGATGTgaacttattttttataaaaattatcttatattttattatggcTATTTTAGTCAGTATTCATATGATTTattagtatataaaataatacttggtttatatctttttataactGATATTGATATTGCATTTCCTTCAGCTGTTATATTATCAAGATATTTTGTTTGTTGTAATTTAAGgaaattaactttaaaaaatgtaatattaattacACTAGTACCAATAGCATTATCTGTATTGTGTTTTGTTAATGGTTATGTTATCAATCATAAAATTACACCTGTTGATATTGTTTCAAATTTACTTAAAGACACTTCTTCTGgagattttattataaatcatCAAAAAACTACAACATTTATGGTTTTTGTaagtaattaatttaaactttaatatttttttttctagtgGAGTAAAGAATATGTTATTTgtatttctattattatatcttattttacattaaattatataataatttttatattttattacaaatatataaaatttatgaaattaCAGGCACCAGTTATGTCTGAAAGAACAAGaaaattacaaaaagaattttctaaaataattatttttcaaagtTTAGCACCAATAGGATTATGTAGCATTCCAATACTTGCATATGTTggatttttttgttttcattatcaatttttaacaCCATTTTATGgtactattatttttcaattactTAGTCTTGTACCAAGTGTTAATGCATTATTGTATATCTTTATGTCATCTAAGAATCGTGAAGaattattcaaattattaaaattattatttatgtatgattattttagagaaatttttacaaataacaATATATGTGGTGTAtggattatttttaaaaatagatttaaaaatagtattaatagtttatattaaaaaaaaaacgttgttattaaaaacatttttattattaatttttatttatgtatataaaaaaatttaaagttatttaatgatatgtACATTCGTTATTATAAGATCTTGAACTTTGTcctaaacaaataaaaattattacaataaatataccaatcatatttattataagacCAGCAATTGCTTTTCCTGGATTACAATTATTatctataataaattaaaataaaattatttaaaattaatattaaatattatacctGTTAAAGCAGTTGCAAGAAGAATAATTCCAGCTATATTAATGATAGCTCTAAGTATACATATTACAAGGAGAATCAATGAACATTCTCTATTTCTTGAAATGGTAAATAAACTTATTATtgcaataataaaaaaaattaatgacaAAGTATTTCCAATATGTAGTAAATATATTCCAGCATTACCTTTAGTTGTATTATAAGCTATTGAAAAACAATAACTTTCTTCATtgaaattaacaaaatacaatatatttCCAATAACACTACAAcatacaataataattaatgcaataataaaaaatattaatccaTTATTGCATCTCATTTTTTGATGAATAAAAGTGAGGTTAAGAAGTATAAGAGTAAAATAAGAactttaataatgttaaaattttatatttttgtgtGGCTGTTCTTGAGTATTTACATTACgatctttattttaaaatattcgtTTGTTTAGTAAAcctttatataaatatatgattaatttttatttactttttaaatattttctttttagataatggtatataaattttataattatatattatttattaaatttaagtgCCAATTAGTTTTATGTGACTTTTATATAagttaacattttaatataacaatgataatatattaaatgataaacttaagatacaataatataattttttaaataatattttaacatttttcaatttaattattgtaaaaaaaaaataaatttataagaaaaaaaaatactttttaataaaactacatttaataattatttcataaaatatattatagtaATCATGAAACTaataaacaacttttttttgtcattttattaaatagatattaatgtatctatttatttttataacatattatataatatgtatcaattataaatttctttacaacaaaattatttttaatgaaaaaaaaaactattgcAATACTTCTTAAATTTAACTctattataaatttcttttaaaatttatcttaaatatttgttgtatataactaaagatataataaattttaaattaaaatattttttgcaaaatatcaatttgatatattggtattttttttatctatttctagaaataatttttgaaacttTTTATCTCCCATTACTTTAAgttataacaaataaaggttattaaaatttagttgtttattataattattaattttttttttattataattaattcaatttatacttaatatttaaagtatatagAAGCTGTGGTATGTAACtattcattataaaattatattgtgATATTATTGCACTTTTTGGATAGATTTTAATTACTATAGCAAGTTTATTATTAGCAAAAAATAAGATGATGaatatttaagataaaaattaatgagctatactttttaatatttacaaaatatatttatagttattaatttctattttttataatctgTCAATTGGAATATTTAGTTATctacttaattttatttataaaaaatgatatggttttatgatatatattttaatagtaaaattttttttaactttaagtATTCTGAATTATAGTGACATAATTCAAATTGGTCATAATTTATTAGTAAAActaatattatcaattgtttatattcttttatgtattttgatatcattaaattattaaacataaaataaaataaaatttactgataaaaaagaatcatagtttatttaatcatttttaatttgttatatcttttttattatagcaacaattaatattaatatacaatttttgtCAAAACCAAATTTTGCTTTTATTATTGAGATCATCTTCTTTAGATTAACAATTTATTGTTTAGcatctaaaattttaattatttaaaaaaaatttattaatagaaaaattcttgttaaaatatatctaataTATGATACAAAAACATCaacattaatttattgtactttaaaatataatattaattaataatttatactatatattgtaacattttaaaaatttattataatattgaataacaaaatattttaatatataaaaaaaacaaccaTTTTTTCtatgtttatttattcataatGTATTACAAAGGGAagttcaataaaaataaacaaaaaataacatgtaaaataaaaatttttttttaaatagtaattCGGTAATATCAACTGCTCAATTGTACTTCGTATCACTAAAAATCCattaaaatagtataaaatatgccatcataaaatgtaatataaaaaaaaaaaactaaaaataatatatttcatttctGCAAAAAAAAGGTATCAATAATCATCAAACACCATGAAATAAAGCAacatattcaaaaaaatattttgtaaaaaataattacataaACTCTCTTCATGAAAAccatcattaaaatattttttgtaacattttttttttttgataaaatttttatttatattttttgatataagttttttaaatgaaataaattttttcaattatttataagataaattaaaaaaacaaaaaaattgtttcttccttcatataaatgtaatatttttcatagtttataaaaaccctaaaaaaataatttattaatatgataattgaatgttagataaaaataaaataatgatattactaaaaatttattctctTTAAATACTCTAAGAAtgatattaaacaaaaaaagtaATCTTGTTTGAATACgtgatttttataaaaaaaaaaggaattattttttcctaatatcataaaaacatttataaaacattaatttactttaatatgcattaatattttttaacaaagtactatatatttaaataaattttataaaatttatattataaaaaatgtccTTTTTCatgtaaacatttttttatgtaataataaaatatttttaacattattaaataaatctttttattgaGAAATGATATAATCCTTTAATTtggtaaatatatttttgtcatATGATATGatgtcaaatttttaaaaaatattcacgtaaaataaaatttttttacaaagtatatataaaataaaaaaaaaagacaataaaatataatgttttttaatgtttatttaaacattcaaaataacattaagttaaatagaatttttaaacggtcataaacaaaaatgtaatacaaataaaatattgttttaaaatattaattaatagttATTGAATGTAAATCTTTAACAGACTTCGTTAATATAGTTTCATCTTccacaataaaaaaaaattgtaaaattataaaaaaaaaatacatttattattttgtgaaATTGAATTGTGGTAGTGGATGTATGACATAATgacaattaataatatttcccctttatttttagagtatttttgttatatccATGACATATGCGGTTGCTGGTTATATTGGATCTTTTATCTATTctaaataaattgaaataaaaatatagaaattaaTAACTGATAATAACATATAACGTCATCACCTTATTTTGAAATTACAAATACTTGATGTAGTCCTTCTCATccaattaaaaaagttataaaaaaaaaagtttattgtGAGTGGTTGTTAAGACATTCTTTAACAACCACTAAAATTTCAGGAAAATTTTctcttatttatatatttaatgccAAGcctataattattattttacaataatatgttttttcaaacaagttttataaatagttaaaaaacgTTAATTCAGAAAGTACATTCACTGtcagttatatatatatatatatttatatatatacattatgTCAATAGTAGTGAAATGATAATATagcttttctttttttttaaatgttaatgaCCCGCAATTTTGCAAACAGTTGCATTAAATTTCAGgacattataatatatattttaataaactttttatatctttttagtAGAGAAGAATTAGTTAAGAATAAAAGTTATtctaatttgtttttaaaattaaaaacataatGCTTATCAAAGAAAtagtattataatttttaaatttatacacataatattgtttatttgttatattttttgatctattaaaattttttttttttaaaataatctaattttatacttttaaattttttcatttttaaaataacaagatctataaaaatgtaaaatcacctgacataaaaaaaattaaaattaagaaaatcaaatttattggtttcaaaataatttaagaaaattaaaaagcataatttatttgtatataattataccttaaatgatataaaaaaaaagcattgaaataatttaacgtttataaaagtataatactaaattttaattaacttgttatcaaattttttttttacttcttTTCCTGTGATTACTTTTTGATTGTCCTTTttgttgaatattttttattttcatataacatgataaaagtacaaataaactgattatttttaaaaattattttttttttatttttaataatggcAAACTAAGAAATACGGAAGTAAAATTATAAGTGGAGAATACTTTTTGTTtggaagaaaatattatatttaagaaatttttaataaagtaaattaaagaaatatttttttgtcatttctATTAAACAATATCATTTACATTTGGAAAcatcatatttaaattagaatattttttttaaaaatataattttatatcacaagatatatatttatcctCAAGTACAAAGTATTAT is a window of Strongyloides ratti genome assembly S_ratti_ED321, scaffold srae_scaffold0000001 DNA encoding:
- a CDS encoding 7TM GPCR, serpentine receptor class r (Str) family-containing protein, encoding METVNFVIHISSVTLNLLSCTVAIFINWKNYENDYDREYKKLVFAQFIFGLLSGIINAINRCELIFYKNYLIFYYGYFSQYSYDLLVYKIILGLYLFITDIDIAFPSAVILSRYFVCCNLRKLTLKNVILITLVPIALSVLCFVNGYVINHKITPVDIVSNLLKDTSSGDFIINHQKTTTFMVFWSKEYVICISIIISYFTLNYIIIFIFYYKYIKFMKLQAPVMSERTRKLQKEFSKIIIFQSLAPIGLCSIPILAYVGFFCFHYQFLTPFYGTIIFQLLSLVPSVNALLYIFMSSKNREELFKLLKLLFMYDYFREIFTNNNICGVWIIFKNRFKNSINSLY